Proteins found in one Acinetobacter sp. XH1741 genomic segment:
- a CDS encoding tRNA-binding protein: protein MEQIEWNDFLKVELRVGKIIQAEVFEKARKPAYILHVDFGEELGVRKSSAQITKLYQPQDLIGKLVVAVVNFPKKQIGPIQSECLVTGFHNADGDIALCIPEFEVPLGTKLL from the coding sequence GTGGAACAGATCGAGTGGAATGATTTTTTAAAAGTAGAACTTCGCGTTGGCAAAATTATTCAAGCTGAGGTTTTTGAAAAAGCGCGTAAACCTGCCTATATTTTGCATGTAGATTTTGGTGAAGAATTGGGTGTACGTAAATCGAGTGCTCAGATTACTAAACTCTATCAGCCACAAGATTTGATTGGTAAGTTAGTGGTTGCGGTAGTAAATTTCCCTAAGAAACAAATCGGGCCTATTCAGTCAGAATGTTTAGTGACAGGGTTTCATAATGCAGATGGCGACATTGCACTTTGCATCCCAGAGTTTGAAGTTCCTCTGGGTACAAAGCTATTGTAA
- a CDS encoding Hsp33 family molecular chaperone HslO has protein sequence MSDLRQRFYIEDFPVRGEVVHLEEALQTILAQRDYMPAVKILLGEMLSATALLASTLKIKGRISLQIQASGSFKWAMAECNHLGEVRALADYETDPRFVEATDSSTVLGALVNPILFINIEPEHGERYQGIVPLDQTNLAGCLMQYYDLSAQIPTRIVLASTAKRSGGLLIQLLPRHDEEEQKLVDEDLWPRLTMLTETLKSEELTELSANEILYRLYNEEEVRLPEVEHLKFGCTCSKERCAKALIQIGVDAVHETLEAQNPIQMDCQFCNTRYEFTAEEALGLFGEHLS, from the coding sequence ATGTCTGATTTACGCCAACGCTTTTATATAGAGGACTTTCCTGTTCGTGGTGAAGTAGTTCATCTAGAAGAAGCATTACAAACTATTTTAGCTCAACGCGATTACATGCCTGCAGTTAAAATTCTGCTAGGCGAGATGTTGAGCGCGACCGCATTACTTGCGAGTACATTAAAAATCAAAGGCCGTATCAGCTTGCAAATCCAGGCTTCCGGCTCTTTCAAATGGGCCATGGCTGAATGTAACCATTTAGGTGAAGTTCGTGCTTTAGCAGACTACGAAACAGATCCTCGCTTTGTTGAAGCAACTGACAGCAGTACAGTCCTTGGCGCTTTGGTTAATCCAATTTTATTTATTAACATCGAACCTGAGCATGGTGAGCGTTATCAAGGGATTGTCCCTCTTGACCAAACCAATTTAGCAGGTTGTTTAATGCAGTATTATGACCTTTCTGCACAAATCCCAACTCGTATTGTATTGGCAAGTACAGCTAAACGTTCTGGTGGTTTACTCATTCAGTTATTACCTCGTCATGATGAAGAAGAGCAAAAACTGGTTGATGAAGACTTATGGCCACGTTTGACTATGCTGACTGAAACGCTTAAGTCTGAAGAGCTAACAGAGCTTTCAGCAAATGAGATTCTGTATCGTCTCTATAACGAAGAAGAAGTACGCTTACCAGAAGTTGAACACTTAAAATTTGGTTGTACTTGTTCTAAAGAACGTTGTGCTAAAGCGCTCATTCAAATTGGTGTAGATGCTGTTCATGAAACATTGGAAGCGCAAAACCCAATTCAAATGGATTGTCAGTTCTGTAACACTCGTTATGAATTCACTGCTGAAGAAGCACTGGGTTTATTTGGTGAACATTTGAGTTAA
- a CDS encoding chaperone modulator CbpM has protein sequence MTTIHYREIVCDGHTFSAEVVDEQSTFDLQQFAQACGQSPDWILELIEYDILVIESTPEKHQFMGEDVIRARKAYRLQRDFDASLAAVAVMLDLIDEVQQLRKQLKHFH, from the coding sequence ATGACAACCATCCATTATCGAGAAATTGTATGTGACGGCCACACCTTTAGTGCTGAAGTCGTTGATGAACAATCTACATTTGACTTACAACAATTTGCCCAAGCCTGTGGTCAAAGCCCGGACTGGATTCTAGAGCTTATTGAGTACGATATTTTAGTGATTGAAAGTACACCTGAAAAACATCAGTTTATGGGTGAAGACGTTATCCGTGCTCGTAAAGCTTATCGTTTGCAACGTGACTTTGATGCGAGTTTGGCAGCTGTTGCGGTGATGTTAGACTTGATTGATGAAGTACAGCAACTTAGAAAACAGTTGAAGCATTTTCATTAA
- a CDS encoding DnaJ C-terminal domain-containing protein codes for MAKNYYEELGVTREASADEIKKAYRKLARKYHPDISKEKDAEEKMQAINIAYDTLSNAEKKAEYDQMLDHPQSFNGFGQGAAQGGFDGARFYRQGSTGGEADFSGFEDLFGRFGAGFGGGGQQQYQRQQRSYRGEDQHASIEVDLDIAYHGSTQQITLQIPTVNVYGEPEVQRKTLQVKIPKGMKEGQQIRLSGQGQSGINGGANGDLYIEIQYKDTDRVHVEGSDVYLTADVAPWEAALGQGIEVKTPAGSLHVNLPKNAKQGQQLRLKDKGIPNKTPGHLYLILNIVFPPAHSEKEKEAYQQLAEAFASFEPRSSH; via the coding sequence ATGGCCAAAAATTATTATGAAGAATTAGGGGTTACACGAGAAGCCTCTGCTGATGAGATTAAAAAAGCATATCGGAAATTAGCTCGTAAATATCACCCCGATATCAGCAAAGAAAAAGATGCAGAAGAAAAAATGCAGGCGATTAACATTGCCTATGACACGTTAAGCAATGCAGAAAAAAAAGCTGAATATGACCAAATGTTAGACCATCCACAAAGCTTTAATGGCTTTGGTCAAGGAGCGGCTCAAGGCGGATTCGATGGTGCACGCTTTTATCGTCAAGGTTCTACAGGTGGTGAAGCTGACTTTAGCGGTTTTGAAGACTTATTTGGTCGCTTTGGTGCAGGATTTGGCGGTGGTGGTCAACAACAATATCAAAGACAACAACGTAGTTATCGCGGAGAAGATCAACATGCCAGCATAGAGGTTGACCTAGATATTGCCTACCATGGTTCAACGCAACAGATTACCTTACAAATTCCAACTGTGAATGTTTATGGTGAGCCTGAGGTACAACGTAAAACTTTACAGGTAAAAATACCGAAAGGTATGAAGGAAGGCCAACAAATTCGCCTAAGCGGACAGGGACAAAGTGGTATCAATGGCGGTGCCAATGGCGATCTTTATATAGAGATTCAATATAAAGATACCGATCGTGTTCATGTCGAAGGCAGTGATGTATATTTAACTGCAGATGTAGCACCTTGGGAGGCTGCATTAGGTCAAGGCATTGAAGTAAAAACACCTGCGGGGTCATTACATGTCAATTTACCTAAAAATGCAAAACAAGGACAACAGCTACGTTTAAAAGACAAAGGGATACCAAATAAAACGCCAGGCCATCTTTATTTAATTTTAAATATTGTATTCCCACCTGCGCATTCTGAAAAAGAAAAAGAAGCGTATCAGCAATTGGCTGAAGCCTTTGCTTCATTCGAACCTCGTTCATCTCATTAG
- the gspF gene encoding type II secretion system inner membrane protein GspF, with translation MPAYQFTAIDASGKQQKGVLEGDSARQIRQQLRDKAWTPISVDPVEQKDKHQSQGLFQKKFSAYDLALMTRQLSVLVAAAIPLEEALRAVSKQSEKAHVQNLLLSVRSRVLEGHSLAQGMQQSGRFPDLYIATVAAGERSGHLDLILDQLSDYTENRFAMQKKVQGAMIYPIILMLMSFGIVMGLMTYVVPEIVKTFDQSKDALPWITVALMKASDFIRHAWVFIILFAVVGIVAFVRFLKTTAGHYAFDRLTLKLPLFGKLSRGINSARFASTLSILTRSGVPLVDALKIGAAVTNNWVIRDSIAHAAERVTEGGSLGTQLERSGYFPPMMVQMIRSGEASGELDRMLERASTMQDREVTTFISTLLALLEPLMLVLMASIVLVIVIAVMLPIVNMNNMI, from the coding sequence ATGCCTGCATATCAATTTACTGCTATTGATGCTTCAGGGAAGCAGCAAAAGGGGGTGCTTGAAGGAGATTCAGCACGTCAGATTCGCCAACAATTACGCGATAAAGCATGGACCCCTATTAGCGTTGATCCTGTTGAACAAAAAGATAAACATCAAAGCCAAGGATTGTTCCAAAAAAAGTTTAGCGCTTATGACTTGGCACTTATGACCAGACAACTGTCAGTTTTGGTCGCAGCAGCAATTCCATTAGAAGAAGCCTTACGCGCCGTGAGCAAGCAAAGTGAAAAAGCGCATGTGCAAAATTTATTACTTTCAGTCCGCTCAAGAGTATTGGAAGGACATTCATTGGCGCAAGGCATGCAACAATCAGGACGATTCCCTGACCTTTATATTGCAACGGTTGCCGCAGGTGAGCGCTCGGGACATCTAGATCTGATTTTAGATCAGTTGTCTGATTACACCGAAAACCGTTTTGCCATGCAAAAGAAAGTACAAGGTGCCATGATTTACCCCATCATTTTAATGCTGATGTCATTTGGTATTGTGATGGGTTTAATGACTTATGTTGTACCCGAGATTGTAAAAACTTTCGATCAAAGCAAAGATGCATTGCCGTGGATTACCGTTGCTTTAATGAAAGCCAGTGATTTTATTCGCCATGCATGGGTGTTTATTATCCTTTTTGCAGTTGTAGGTATTGTGGCATTTGTTCGTTTTCTCAAAACAACCGCCGGACATTATGCTTTTGATCGCTTAACACTCAAATTGCCATTATTCGGTAAACTATCACGTGGTATTAATTCTGCACGTTTTGCCAGTACCTTATCTATTTTGACTCGTTCAGGTGTACCGTTAGTCGACGCTTTAAAAATTGGAGCGGCAGTTACCAATAACTGGGTCATACGCGATTCAATTGCTCATGCTGCTGAACGCGTCACAGAAGGTGGAAGCTTGGGGACACAACTAGAGCGTAGTGGTTATTTCCCACCAATGATGGTACAAATGATTCGAAGTGGAGAGGCATCTGGTGAGCTTGACCGGATGTTAGAACGTGCTTCGACCATGCAAGACCGTGAGGTTACGACATTTATTTCAACCTTATTGGCATTACTTGAACCGCTAATGCTAGTTTTAATGGCAAGCATTGTACTGGTTATTGTAATTGCGGTTATGCTGCCAATCGTAAATATGAACAATATGATTTAA
- the gspG gene encoding type II secretion system major pseudopilin GspG — protein MKMVMKKNEHVRDAQQTSNVALENAQSCHSEHSSPSDVCSPSTAFGLAARSSGVRMKRASGFTLIEVMVVIVILGVLAALIVPNVMGRSEKAKIDTTQITLKGVAGALDQYKLDNGHFPTMQEGGLDALINQPATAKNWMPGGYVKGGYPKDSWKNDIQYVVPGKDGRPFDLYSFGADGKEGGEGNDADIYYQP, from the coding sequence ATGAAGATGGTCATGAAAAAAAATGAGCACGTTAGGGATGCTCAACAAACCTCAAACGTAGCTTTGGAAAATGCACAATCGTGCCACTCTGAGCATAGCTCTCCATCAGATGTTTGTTCCCCAAGTACAGCTTTCGGACTTGCGGCACGTTCGAGCGGTGTTCGAATGAAACGTGCTTCAGGTTTTACCCTTATTGAGGTCATGGTTGTTATTGTAATTTTAGGCGTGTTGGCTGCGTTGATCGTGCCGAATGTCATGGGCCGTAGTGAAAAAGCTAAAATCGATACGACTCAAATTACCTTGAAAGGTGTAGCAGGAGCTCTAGATCAATACAAGCTCGATAACGGCCATTTCCCAACTATGCAAGAAGGTGGTTTAGATGCACTTATTAACCAGCCAGCTACAGCAAAAAACTGGATGCCAGGTGGTTATGTGAAAGGTGGTTACCCTAAAGACAGTTGGAAAAATGACATCCAATATGTTGTACCTGGAAAAGATGGTCGTCCTTTTGATCTATATTCATTTGGTGCCGATGGTAAAGAAGGTGGTGAAGGTAACGACGCCGATATTTACTATCAACCTTAA
- a CDS encoding primosomal protein N', producing MTITPKPDSIVYRVRVAVPVHLYDTFDYTLTKAQYERAQVGSRVAISFGRQNLIGIITEKVDPQESFTGNFQLKAISELLDDEPILDEQVLSLLTWSAQYYQFPIGEVMQTALPALLRQGKPMDVLFHLWKIIPCDNVEALLKRSIKQQDAYQILKLHPAGTTENILNLSGVETATLKALQKKGLIDCTLEPHDFSPAPVQLAQMPLTLNDDQKKATQHVINAQHQYQAFLLDGLTGSGKTEVYLHIMHEVLKQGKQVLVLVPEIGLTPQTISRFKSRFNCDIALLHSGLNDSKRLQAWQQAQTGKASIILGTRSAIYTPLPRLGLIILDEEHDLSYKQQEGFRYHARDVALYRGHLQSCPVILGSATPSIDSYHLVETGKLTSLQLNQRAGHALLPKMHLIDLKIVKKQHGISQPLIEQIKNTLARKEQVLIFLNRRGYAPVLVCESCGWQANCPHCDAHFTLHTQPYSYLHCHHCGTVHRLPDHCPECQQKSLKTLGAGTAKVEEHLQELFPDHDVIRVDRDSTSRVGSWQKIYDRIHQNKPTILLGTQMLAKGHHFPHVTLVAILDIDAGLLSVDIRAPERTAQLIVQVAGRAGRGEHKGHVYLQTLRPDHPLLTTLIEKDYRAVAKQTLAERKVALLPPYRYAVLIRAESKDRDYTLQFLNEAAEQLRQIAGDIVDIWGPIPAPMERKAGRYRAHMVILSADRARLHFYLRQWWAQLVHAPRQHQLRLSIDVDPQEFS from the coding sequence ATGACCATAACGCCAAAACCTGATTCTATTGTTTATCGTGTGCGTGTTGCCGTACCTGTGCATCTGTACGACACTTTTGACTATACACTCACCAAAGCACAATATGAACGAGCTCAGGTAGGTTCACGCGTCGCTATTTCATTTGGACGGCAAAACCTGATTGGTATCATTACTGAAAAAGTTGACCCACAAGAATCATTTACAGGCAACTTTCAGCTTAAAGCCATTTCTGAACTTTTAGATGATGAACCTATTTTAGATGAACAAGTTTTAAGTTTATTGACATGGTCAGCACAATATTACCAATTTCCAATTGGTGAGGTCATGCAAACGGCCCTACCCGCGTTATTGCGTCAGGGTAAACCAATGGATGTATTGTTTCATTTATGGAAAATCATTCCTTGTGACAATGTAGAAGCCCTGTTAAAGCGTTCCATTAAGCAACAAGATGCTTATCAGATTTTAAAATTGCATCCTGCGGGCACTACAGAAAATATTCTTAATTTAAGTGGTGTAGAAACGGCTACGCTTAAAGCGCTGCAAAAGAAAGGACTCATAGACTGTACACTTGAGCCTCATGATTTTAGCCCAGCACCTGTGCAATTGGCTCAAATGCCACTTACGCTAAATGATGATCAGAAGAAGGCAACTCAGCACGTCATTAATGCACAGCATCAATACCAAGCATTTTTACTAGATGGCTTAACTGGAAGTGGTAAAACTGAAGTTTATCTGCACATCATGCATGAAGTATTAAAGCAAGGTAAGCAAGTACTAGTACTAGTACCTGAAATTGGTTTAACCCCTCAAACTATTTCGCGCTTTAAGTCTCGTTTTAACTGCGATATTGCTTTATTGCATTCGGGCTTAAATGACTCTAAACGCCTCCAAGCATGGCAACAGGCACAAACTGGTAAAGCCTCTATTATTTTAGGCACTCGTTCAGCCATTTATACACCGCTGCCACGTTTGGGCCTCATCATTTTAGATGAAGAACATGATCTGTCTTATAAACAGCAGGAAGGCTTCCGTTATCATGCACGTGATGTCGCACTGTACCGAGGCCACTTACAAAGCTGCCCTGTTATTTTGGGTTCAGCGACTCCAAGCATCGACAGCTATCACTTGGTGGAAACTGGTAAGTTAACTTCACTGCAACTTAACCAGCGTGCAGGCCACGCGCTTTTACCTAAAATGCATTTGATCGATCTTAAAATTGTCAAAAAACAGCATGGAATTAGCCAGCCTTTAATTGAGCAAATTAAAAATACCCTAGCAAGAAAAGAACAGGTTTTAATCTTTTTAAACCGACGCGGTTATGCACCTGTACTGGTTTGTGAAAGCTGTGGATGGCAAGCAAATTGCCCACATTGTGATGCGCATTTTACGTTGCATACTCAGCCTTATTCTTATTTACATTGTCACCACTGCGGCACGGTTCATCGCCTACCCGATCACTGTCCTGAGTGTCAGCAAAAGAGTTTAAAAACTTTAGGTGCAGGAACAGCCAAAGTTGAAGAACACTTACAAGAATTATTCCCGGATCATGATGTGATTCGGGTCGATCGTGACAGTACAAGTCGTGTGGGCAGTTGGCAAAAAATTTATGATCGTATTCATCAAAACAAACCCACAATTTTGCTCGGTACTCAAATGTTGGCAAAGGGTCACCATTTTCCGCATGTGACTTTAGTTGCTATTTTAGATATTGATGCAGGTTTACTGAGTGTTGATATTCGAGCACCTGAGCGTACTGCTCAACTCATTGTACAAGTGGCTGGCCGTGCAGGTCGTGGAGAACACAAAGGCCATGTTTATTTGCAAACTTTAAGACCCGATCACCCTTTACTCACCACACTCATTGAAAAAGATTATCGGGCTGTTGCCAAACAAACGTTGGCTGAACGTAAAGTTGCATTGCTTCCGCCGTATCGCTATGCCGTACTTATACGTGCTGAGTCAAAAGATCGTGACTATACCTTACAATTTTTAAATGAAGCTGCCGAGCAACTACGTCAAATTGCAGGTGATATTGTTGATATCTGGGGACCGATTCCAGCGCCAATGGAACGTAAAGCTGGACGCTACCGTGCCCACATGGTGATTTTATCTGCCGACCGTGCTCGTCTACATTTTTACTTAAGACAATGGTGGGCTCAATTGGTCCATGCACCAAGACAACATCAACTTAGACTATCAATTGATGTTGACCCACAAGAATTTAGTTAG
- a CDS encoding LysE family translocator yields the protein MNYFDYFLFIFSVIIMIATPGPVMILVASAGLKGGYKKALETIFGTNLASLVLIFISVLVLKGVLGINESYLNIIRVLGCLYIGYLGLSILKEVIQAPHPEAIKTISSQNGGFKKGFLVGISNPKDIIFFSAFFPQFVSISPNLNFSLTLLTLTWIVLDFLTLSLVYVFFRRLSNSHLYPKILGVCGLLLLLIALYGLYQTFM from the coding sequence ATGAATTATTTTGATTATTTTCTCTTTATTTTCAGTGTCATTATTATGATTGCGACCCCTGGTCCAGTCATGATTTTGGTAGCAAGTGCCGGACTTAAAGGTGGCTATAAAAAAGCACTGGAAACCATTTTTGGTACTAACCTTGCCTCACTGGTTTTAATTTTTATTTCAGTACTCGTACTTAAAGGCGTACTCGGTATTAATGAAAGCTATTTAAATATTATTCGGGTTTTAGGCTGTCTCTATATTGGTTATTTAGGTTTGAGCATTTTAAAAGAAGTCATTCAAGCACCTCATCCTGAAGCAATAAAAACAATTTCGTCTCAAAATGGTGGTTTTAAAAAAGGCTTTCTCGTTGGTATTTCAAACCCTAAAGATATTATTTTCTTTTCAGCCTTTTTTCCTCAATTTGTCTCAATTTCACCGAATCTTAATTTCAGTTTGACCTTGCTTACCCTGACATGGATTGTTTTAGATTTTTTAACCCTATCTTTGGTTTATGTATTTTTCCGCCGCCTTTCTAACAGCCACTTATATCCTAAAATATTAGGTGTATGCGGTCTATTACTTTTACTTATTGCCCTATACGGTTTATATCAGACTTTCATGTAA
- a CDS encoding DUF2798 domain-containing protein: protein MENPKTFYNFKKLPSRYSAIVLPFLLSIIMTFVVSMVSTLRSLGLEEFSINVWMSAWAISWLIAFPTLLLVLPIVRKITALLVHPV, encoded by the coding sequence ATGGAAAACCCAAAAACTTTCTATAATTTTAAGAAACTTCCAAGTCGCTATTCAGCTATAGTTTTACCTTTTCTGCTATCCATCATTATGACTTTTGTAGTTTCCATGGTCAGTACTTTACGAAGTTTAGGATTAGAAGAATTTTCTATAAATGTATGGATGTCTGCATGGGCAATTTCTTGGCTGATTGCTTTTCCAACGCTACTATTAGTGTTACCTATTGTTCGTAAAATCACTGCACTTTTGGTACACCCTGTTTAA
- a CDS encoding monovalent cation:proton antiporter-2 (CPA2) family protein yields the protein MSFLLQATIFLGASLILVPLGKRLGIATVLGYLFTGILLGPSVLNIAHDPEAIMELAEFGVILLMFLIGLELRPQRLWEMRDSIFVMGSLQVLISGGVLMLIMLLLFKQQLSVSFVIGFALALSSTAFVLQLLTEKQQLNTTYGQQSFSILLFQDIAAIPLLAVIPLLAGTESTHHGVAYFAAIIATFTGLFLFSRYVMRPFFRFVAKSGATELITAVGLFIILAVVLLMDTLGISTTLGAFLTGVLLADSEFRHEVEASIAPFKGLLLGLFFMTVGMTTQLSLLIEMPWLIIGGAVGLLVIKTLILTAIARYKKYSWNNSLLLGTCLAQGGEFAFVILSLAKSEKILTDALLEPVTLIVTLSMVLTPLLYWFMTCKIIPLFHKERPPEYDEIPQQENPIIIAGFGRFGQIIARIARLQHLGFTAIDNNLHQVDFVRRYGGKLYYGDVTQPDLLRSAGIEKAKVFILAIDDVEDSMNVARHLRLNYPNLKLLARARDRHHVHLLRDLGVEHIWRETYLSSLGMAYRALRELGISDEQAYNNIEIFRDYDEKLLIQQQSIYTDEQKVFETHRNALAELEHLFESDAQQATSRHDVDLKRHLQPNRIDITRDHEE from the coding sequence ATGTCATTCCTACTGCAAGCAACAATTTTTCTTGGAGCTTCTCTAATTTTAGTCCCTTTGGGTAAACGCTTAGGGATTGCAACAGTTTTAGGTTATTTATTTACGGGCATACTTCTTGGCCCGAGTGTTTTAAATATTGCCCATGACCCCGAAGCCATTATGGAATTGGCTGAGTTTGGGGTGATCTTACTGATGTTTCTGATTGGGCTAGAATTACGTCCACAACGTTTATGGGAAATGCGTGACTCCATTTTTGTAATGGGAAGTCTGCAAGTCCTCATTAGCGGTGGCGTACTTATGCTGATCATGCTATTACTCTTTAAACAGCAGCTTTCTGTCAGCTTTGTGATTGGCTTTGCACTTGCGTTATCTTCAACTGCCTTTGTTCTGCAACTACTCACTGAAAAACAACAGCTTAATACCACCTATGGTCAGCAATCTTTTTCAATTTTGCTGTTCCAAGATATTGCAGCCATTCCTTTATTGGCAGTCATTCCACTGTTGGCTGGAACAGAATCGACCCATCACGGCGTCGCTTATTTTGCAGCGATTATTGCCACATTTACTGGCCTGTTTTTGTTTAGCCGCTACGTCATGCGTCCATTTTTCCGTTTTGTGGCGAAAAGCGGTGCAACCGAGCTGATTACAGCAGTAGGGTTATTTATTATTCTTGCTGTTGTATTACTCATGGATACTTTGGGTATTAGTACCACATTAGGTGCTTTCCTCACTGGTGTACTTTTAGCTGACTCAGAATTCCGCCATGAAGTTGAAGCAAGTATTGCGCCGTTTAAAGGACTATTGCTGGGCTTGTTCTTTATGACTGTCGGCATGACCACGCAACTATCATTGCTCATTGAAATGCCTTGGCTCATTATTGGTGGAGCAGTCGGCCTGTTGGTGATAAAAACCCTTATCTTGACTGCCATTGCCCGCTATAAAAAGTACAGCTGGAATAATAGCCTGCTACTTGGAACATGTTTAGCTCAAGGTGGTGAATTTGCTTTTGTCATTTTGAGTCTTGCTAAAAGCGAAAAGATTTTAACGGACGCTTTATTAGAGCCTGTTACGCTTATTGTGACCTTATCAATGGTACTTACCCCATTACTGTATTGGTTTATGACCTGTAAGATCATTCCACTTTTTCATAAAGAACGTCCACCTGAATACGATGAAATTCCTCAGCAAGAAAACCCGATTATCATTGCCGGTTTTGGTCGCTTTGGACAAATTATTGCACGTATTGCCCGCTTGCAACACTTAGGTTTTACTGCCATCGACAACAACCTTCATCAAGTTGACTTTGTTCGTCGATACGGCGGTAAACTCTATTATGGTGATGTTACTCAGCCTGACTTACTTCGTTCAGCAGGTATTGAAAAAGCCAAAGTATTTATTTTAGCTATCGATGATGTCGAAGACTCTATGAATGTTGCACGTCATCTTAGATTGAACTATCCAAACTTAAAATTGTTAGCTCGTGCACGTGACCGCCACCATGTACATCTATTAAGAGATTTAGGTGTTGAACATATTTGGCGTGAAACTTACTTATCATCGTTAGGTATGGCTTATCGAGCTTTACGTGAACTCGGTATTTCTGATGAACAAGCTTATAACAATATCGAAATCTTTCGAGATTATGATGAAAAACTACTCATACAACAGCAAAGCATTTATACCGATGAACAAAAGGTTTTTGAAACTCATCGCAATGCTTTAGCTGAACTTGAACATCTATTTGAAAGCGACGCACAACAAGCAACATCAAGACATGACGTGGACTTAAAGCGTCATTTACAACCAAATCGTATCGACATTACACGAGATCACGAAGAATAA